The window CCTGCAGGGGCCGCTAAGTGTagcaatttaatttttattcaaacttaaaaaaaagtctaaattgataaatagcatggttttttttttcattttggggtgaactgtccctttaacgtGTGCCTGATTTTACTGATTTGAAGTTAAATTATGCCCGCAAatgcttaaaatgacaaaactgctttaaaatctgaagttctttttctgtttacaaAACTGTGTTggctgaggaagaaaaaaaaaaagcacttttattcAGCCATCACAGCCGAGCAATAAAATACTTCAAACTGTGACCGTCAGCTCTTTGTTTCCACGAGTCGATGATAAATGTCTTCAGAGTTTTttcctgcctctgtctctgAGGCTGAAGGAGACAGACACGCGTGAGGACGCGGTGACTGTGGCTGAGCGCGGGAGGTGATGACGGGCTGCGTCCTGGCCCgcgtcctcctcgtcctcagTCCTCCACTCCCTCGTCTCCTCCTCTCGGACCAGGAGCGGAGGTCCCAGGGTTTGTCCCAGGAGCTGACTGACCGCGCAGGCTTTCTGCTGAGCGTTTTCAACGgctgacacacacgcacgccgcctaaaacacacacacacacacacacacacacacagaggttacAGCTGCTGAACGTCAACAGTGCTGCTGATGTGGGATTTTTGAGACCGATACCGATTTCATTGCAGAAAAATTCACAGATTACCGATATAGTGAATTTTTGagctggattaaaaaaatacataaattctATGTGGATTGTTGATTTTGCACCGATATGACGATGCAAAAGTACTCAGAAGGCTGCTTTcttaaacaacttttatttaacgATGTACTTGtttaacattacacacaaacaaaaataaaaaaataaaaataaacaccagtactgtatgtgttcagcatcagtctTCGCTGAACTTTCAAagaaagaatataaaaataaaacacacatcaccctgtatttaaataaagaataaatacaataaaataaatagcgaaataaacatcagtactgttCAGTATCAGTCAGTTGCTAACTAACTGTGACTAAACCACTCAAGCAtccttttctttattatatggtccataaaaaataaaaaataaaagttcttaTTGGCccatatcagaaaaaaacatacgcTGGTGCCAATATGCTCCGATATGTCTGTGAGAGGATCATATCGGCCGATAATATCGGTTGACCGATAAATCGGTCGGGCTCTAGctgctgagctgtgtgtgtttttaataccTCATGTGATTCAGGCTTTCAGCGCTGTGGAAGAACTGCGGCGTCCCCACACTGACTGTCCTGTCCAGCTTCTCCAGCAGGACGCTGCACACTCGCTCCATCTTCTCAAAGTCTGAGAACGTGACCACGACCTGCGGGACCGTTTG is drawn from Plectropomus leopardus isolate mb chromosome 16, YSFRI_Pleo_2.0, whole genome shotgun sequence and contains these coding sequences:
- the irak1bp1 gene encoding interleukin-1 receptor-associated kinase 1-binding protein 1 homolog; amino-acid sequence: MESQSRVFAAVLPDFAGDEKEPGLEVRAVNRQSPGNRLREVQVTGTAEVCCPADRVSVRVSVSSSKESVNEVTGSVSRRLEYILQTVRQHGVADKDASVRKFLHREANQYHMEAEVVVTFSDFEKMERVCSVLLEKLDRTVSVGTPQFFHSAESLNHMRRRACVSAVENAQQKACAVSQLLGQTLGPPLLVREEETREWRTEDEEDAGQDAARHHLPRSATVTASSRVSVSFSLRDRGRKKL